The genomic DNA CCTCGCCGCCGGTGCGTACTCCTCGATCTTCATCGCCACCCCGCTGGTCGCCGACCTCAAGGAACGCGAGCCGCAGATGAAGGCGCTGAAGAAGCGGATTCTCGCCAAGCGCGCGGCAGCCGCCGCCAAGGGCGAGTCAGCCGAGGACGAGCAGTCGCACGACGACGACGTCCACGTGGACGCCGCACCCACCGCTGCGGTGGTCGGCCAGCGCCAGCAGCCCAGGGGCCACGGCCGGACCCCGGGGAAGCGCTGATGACCAGCACCACCGAGAGCGTCAGGGAACTGCTGCTCAGCCGGATCCGTGATGTGGCGGACTACCCGAAGCCGGGAGTGATGTTCAAGGACATCACCCCGCTGCTCGCGGACCCGGTGGCGTTCACGGCTCTCACCGACTCCCTCGCGGAGCTGTGCGTCCGGCACGGCGCCACGAAGATCGTCGGTCTGGAGGCGCGCGGCTTCATCCTGGCAGCGCCGGTCGCGGTCCGGGCCGGGCTAGGTTTCGTACCCGTCCGCAAGGCCGGGAAGCTGCCCGGAGCCACGCTCAGCCAGGCGTACGAGCTGGAGTACGGCACCGCGCAGATCGAGATCCACGCCGAGGACCTCGCTCCCGACGACCGGATCATGGTCATCGACGACGTCCTCGCCACCGGCGGCACCGCCGAGGCCTCGCTGGAGCTGATCCGGCGGGCCGGTGCCCAGGTCGCGGGCGTCGCGGTCCTCATGGAGCTCGGCTTCCTCGCCGGCCGGGCCCGGCTGGCGCAGGGGCTCGAAGGCGCCCCGCTGGAGGCTCTGATCACGATCTGAGCGTCGCCCGCGGTAGCGGGCCGTACGCGGACGGTTCAGTCACACACGCAGGACGGGCACCCGGGAACAGCCGGGTGCCCGTCCCGCGTTGTCAAAGGTCTCACCGTCCCCGGGGGAGCTCCGGCCGCAGGGTCGATACGATGGCCTTTCCGGGTGTCCGGATCCGCACGAGGAGCGCTCTTGCCAGACGAGGCCCAGCCAGTCGCCGCCCCGCAGCCCGACAAGCCCGCGGCGGTCCCAGCCACGCCCGAGAAGAAGCAGCCCGCGGCGAAGGAGAAGCCGAAGCCCCCGGCCCCCGAGCCCGTGCGCAGCGCGGCGCAGGCACCCATCAAGGCGAACGGGTCCGCCGACCGGCCCGCCCCGCTCTCGCCGGCGCCGACAGCCCCGAAGCCCCCGGCCAAGCCCGCCGTCAAGCCGGTGGCACCGGCCGGCGCCGTGGCTCGTTCCGGCGGCTCCTCCAACCGGGTACGGGCCAGGCTCGCCCGGCTCGGGGTGCAGCGCTCCAGCCCGTACAACCCGGTTCTCGAACCGCTGCTGCGTGCCGTCCGCAGCAACGACCCCAAGATCGAGACGTCCACGCTGCGTCAGATCGAGCGTGCCTACCAGGTCGCCGAGCGCTGGCACCGCGGCCAGAAGCGCAAGAGCGGCGACCCGTACATCACGCACCCGCTAGCCGTCACGACGATCCTCGCCGAACTCGGCATGGACCCGGCGACGCTGATGGCGGGCCTGTTGCACGACACGGTCGAGGACACCGAGTACGGCCTCGACACGCTGCGCCGCGACTTCGGTGACCAGGTCGCGCTGCTCGTCGACGGCGTGACCAAGCTCGACAAGGTCAAGTTCGGCGAGGCCGCGCAGGCCGAGACCGTACGCAAGATGGTCGTCGCCATGGCCAAGGACCCCCGGGTCCTCGTCATCAAGCTCGCCGACCGGCTGCACAACATGCGCACCATGCGCTATCTCAAGCGGGAGAAGCAGGAGAAGAAGGCCCGCGAGACGCTGGAGATCTACGCGCCGCTGGCACACCGCCTGGGCATGAACACCATCAAGTGGGAACTGGAGGACCTCGCCTTCGCGATCCTCTACCCCAAGATGTACGACGAGATCGTCCGCCTCGTCGCCGAGCGGGCGCCGAAGCGTGACGAGTACCTCGCCATAGTGACCGACGAGGTCCAGGCCGACCTGCGCGCTGCCCGGATCAAGGCCACCGTCACCGGACGCCCGAAGCACTACTACAGCGTCTACCAGAAGATGATCGTGCGGGGCCGGGATTTCGCCGAGATCTACGACCTGGTGGGCATCCGCGTCCTCGTCGACACCGTTCGCGACTGTTATGCGGCACTCGGCACCGTGCACGCGCGATGGAATCCGGTCCCCGGCCGGTTCAAGGACTACATCGCGATGCCCAAGTTCAACATGTACCAGTCGCTGCACACCACGGTGATCGGTCCCAGCGGCAAGCCCGTCGAGCTGCAGATCCGCACCTTCGACATGCACCGCCGCGCCGAGTACGGCATCGCCGCGCACTGGAAGTACAAGCAGGAGGCCGTCGCGGGCGCCTCCAAGGTCCGTACGGACGTACCGAAGAACACCGGCCGCGGCCAGGACACCGTCAACGACATGGCGTGGCTGCGCCAGCTCCTGGACTGGCAGAAGGAGACCGAGGACCCGAGCGAGTTCCTGGACTCCCTGCGCTTCGACCTCTCCCGCAACGAGGTCTTCGTCTTCACGCCGAAGGGCGACGTCATAGCGCTCCCCGCGGGTGCGACACCGGTCGACTTCGCGTACGCCGTGCACACGGAGGTCGGCCACCGGACCATAGGAGCACGCGTCAACGGGCGGCTCGTGCCGCTCGAATCGACCCTCGACAACGGCGACCTGGTGGAGGTCTTCACCTCCAAGGCGGCCGGCGCGGGACCGTCCCGGGACTGGCTCGGCTTCGTCAAGTCGCCGCGCGCCCGGAACAAGATCCGCGCCTGGTTCTCCAAGGAGCGCCGCGACGAGGCGATCGAGCAGGGCAAGGACTCCATCGCGCGCGCCATGCGCAAGCAGAACCTGCCGATCCAGCGGATCCTGACCGGCGACTCGCTGGTCACGCTCGCCCACGAGATGCGATACCCCGACATCTCGTCGCTGTATGCGGCGATCGGCGAGGGCCATGTCGCGGCCGCAGGCGTCGTGCAGAAGCTGGTGCAGGCGCTCGGCGGGGAGGACGCCGCCAACGAGGACCTCGCGGAGAGCTCGCCGCCGTCCCGCAGCCGCCACAAGCGCCGCTCCAACGCCGACCCGGGTGTGGTCGTCAAGGGCGTCGAGGACGTCTGGGTCAAACTGGCCCGTTGCTGTACGCCTGTCCCCGGCGACCCGATCATCGGCTTCGTCACCCGCGGCAGCGGCGTCTCCGTGCACCGCGCCGACTGCGTCAACGTCGACTCGCTGTCGCAGCAGCCGGAGCGGATCCTCGAGGTCGAATGGGCACCCACCCAGTCCTCGGTCTTCCTGGTCGCCATCCAGGTCGAGGCGCTGGACCGGTCGCGGCTGCTCTCGGACGTCACACGCGTCCTGTCCGACCAGCACGTCAACATCCTGTCCGCGGCCGTGCAGACCTCGCGGGACCGGGTGGCCACCTCGCGCTTCACCTTCGAGATGGGTGACCCGAAGCACCTCGGACATGTCCTGAAGGCCGTACGGGGCGTGGAGGGCGTCTACGACGTCTACCGCGTGACCTCGGCCCGCAGGCCGTAGGCGCACCCGGCACGCACACGAGGAAGGGGGCTCCCGTACGTCATGTACGGGAGCCCCCTTCCTCGTGTGCGGTGTTCAGCCGCCGAACTCCTCCAGGCCCTTCAGCGCCTGGTCCAGCAGCGCCTGGCGGCCCTCCAGCTCACGGGCCAGCTTGTCGGCCCGGGCGTTGTTGCCCGCGGCGCGCGCCGTGTCGATCTGCGTACGCAGCTTGTCCACGGCAGCCTGCAGCTGACCGGTCAGACCCTCGGCGCGCGCACGCGCCTCCGGGTTGGTCCGGCGCCACTCGGACTCCTCGGCCTCCTGGAGCGCCCGCTCCACCGCCTGCATCCGCCCCTCGATCTTCGGGCGGGCGTCACGCGGCACGTGGCCGATGGCCTCCCAGCGCTCGTTGATGGCACGGAACGCGGCCCTGGCCGCCTTCAGGTCCTTCACCGGCACCAGCTTCTCGGCCTCGACCGCGAGCTCCTCCTTCAACTTGAGGTTCTCGCCCTGCTCCGCGTCCCGCTCGGCGAAGACCTCGCCGCGGGCGGCGAAGAAGACGTCCTGCGCACCGCGGAAGCGGTTCCACAGATCGTCCTCGGCCTCGCGCTGGGCGCGGCCCGCCGCCTTCCACTCCGTCATGAGATCGCGGTAGCGCGCGGCCGTCGTACCCCAGTCGGTGGAACCGGACAGCGCCTCTGCCTCGACGACCAGCTTCTCCTTGGCCTTGCGGGCCTCCTCGCGCTGGGCGTCCAGCGAGGCGAAGTGCGCCTTGCGGCGCTTGGAGAACGCCGAGCGCGCGTGCGAGAAGCGGTGCCACAGCTCGTCGTCCGACTTGCGGTCGAGCCGCGGCAGGCCCTTCCACGTGTCGACGAGCGCCCGCAGCCGCTCGCCCGCGGAGCGCCACTGCTCGCTCTGCGCCAGCTCCTCGGCCTCGACGACCAGCGCCTCCTTGGCGTGCTTCGCCTCGTCGGTCTGCTTCGCCTTCTGGACCTTGCGCTCCTCGCGGCGGGACTCGACCGTCGCGACCAGCGCGTCCAGGCGCTTGCGCAACGCGTCGAGGTCACCGACGGCGTGATGCTCGTCGACCTGCTGGCGCAGATGCTCGATGGCGGTCGTCGCGTCCTTCGCCGACAGGTCGGTGGTCTTCACCCGCCGTTCGAGGAGGCCGATCTCGACCACGATGCCCTCGTACTTGCGCTCGAAGTAGGCCAGAGCCTCCTCGGGTGAGCCGGCCTGCCACGATCCGACCACCTGCTCGCCATCGGCTGTACGCACGTACACGGTGCCCGTCTCGTCGACGCGGCCCCACGGGTCGCTGCTCACAGCGCCTCCTCCACCTGATGCCTGTGAGAGGGTTCGCCCCCCTGGCATCGTCCACAGTTTCCTGGGGCGGGCTGCGCGCCCGCCCTGCACAACGCCAATCTAGGCGACCGGCCGCCCGGCTGTCCGCACTCAGCGCGGCCGAATTCTTCGGCCCGCACCACGACGGCCGGACCGGACTCGCCGGGCCGGCCGCCCCGGTCGGTTCAGGCCTTGTCGACGGCCGCCTTCGAGATGGTGACGGCCTTCTTCGGGGCACCGTCGGCCGCGCCACCGGTGACACCGGCGGTCCCGACCGCCTTCACGGCCTTGAGCGAAGCGGCGTCCATCGTGCCGAACGGCGTGTAGGTCGGCGGCAGTTTGCTGTCCTTGTACACCAGGAAGAACTGGCTGCCGCCGGTGTGCGCCTGACCGGTGTTGGCCATCGCCACGGTGCCCGCCGGGTACGTCACCGTGCCGTCCTTGCCCGCCTTGCCCAGCGCGGTCAGGTTCTCGTCCGGGATCGTGTAGCCCGGGCCGCCCGTGCCGTCGCCCTTGGGATCACCGCACTGCAGGACGTAGATGCCCTGCGTGGTGAGCCGGTGACACTTCGTGCCGTCGAAGAAGCCCTTGTCCGCGAGCGACTTGAACGAGTTCGTCGTGTGCGGGGTCTTCGCCGCGTCCATCGTGAACGCGATGTCGCCCTGGCTCGTCTTGAGCGACATCGTGTACTTCGACTTCTTGTCGATCTTCATCGCGGGCTCGGGCGCACTGCTCTCGCTCGCCGAGGGCGAGGGCGAGGGGGACGCGCTGGTGCTCGACGCCGCGTCGTTCTTGTCCTTGTCGTCGCCGCCGAGGGAGACGAACGCGGTGACTCCGACGACGGCCACCACGGCCAGCGCGGACGCGATGACGACGGTGAGTTGCCTGGTCCTGCGGCGGGCCTCCTCCCGGCGCTGCTGCTGCCGCTCGAACTTCTCCCTGGCGAGCTGCCGCCGCCGCTGATCGCTGCTGACCACCGGGTGATCTCCTTGTACGTCGTGATCGGGCCTGGGTTGCCCCGTACCGTATATGGGTTAGCTGTGGAATGAGGAGCGCCGGTAGGCTCTGAACTGCCGCGACCTTCTCAGCCGCAGTCGGCCGCACCTCTCCGTCGGACGACCATTAAGGACGATCGTGCTCATTGCCGGGTTCCCCGCCGGGGCCTGGGGGACCAATTGCTATGTGGTCGCCCCCGCCGCCGGTGAGGAGTGCGTGATCATCGACCCGGGCCACCAGGCCACCCAGGGAGTCGAGGACGCGCTGAAGAAGCATCGGCTGAAGCCGGTCGCCGTAGTGCTCACCCACGGGCACATCGACCATGTCGCCTCGGTCGTCCCGGTGTGCGGCGCGCACGACGTCCCCGCCTGGATCCACCCCGAGGACCGGTACATGATGAGCGACCCGGAGAAGGGCCTCGGCCGCTCCATCGGGATGCCGCTCATGGGCGAGCTGACGGTGGGGGAGCCGGACGACGTCAAGGAGCTGAGCGACGGTGCCCAGCTGTTGCTGGCCGGTCTGGAGTTCGGTGTCGCGCACGCGCCCGGCCATACCAGGGGGTCGGTGACGTTCAGGATGCCCGAGGCCGCGGATGTGCCGCAGGTCCTCTTCTCGGGTGACCTGCTCTTCGCCGGCTCCGTCGGACGCACCGACCTGCCCGGCGGCGACCACGCCGAGATGCTCGAGTCGCTGGCCCGTGTGTGCCTGCCGCTCGACGACTCGACCGTGGTGCTGTCCGGTCACGGCCCCCAGACGACCATCGGCCGCGAGCGCGCCTCGAACCCGTATCTGCACGGACTGGCAGCGCCCCGACGAGGAATGTGACGAGAGTTAGAACCGTGAGCACCTTCAAGGCCCCCAAGGGCACGTACGACCTGACCCCGCCCGACTCCGCGAAGTACCTCGCGGTGCGCGAGGCGCTCTCCGCACCGCTGAAGAACTCCGGCTACGGCTACATCGAGACGCCCGGCTTCGAGGACGTCGCGCTCTTCTCGCGCGGAGTCGGTGAGTCCACCGACATCGTGAGCAAGGAGATGTACACCCTCACCACCAAGGGCGGCTCCGAGCTGGCGCTGCGCCCCGAGGGCACCGCGTCCGTGCTGCGCGCCGCTCTGGAGGCCAACCTCCACAAGCTCGGCAACCTGCCGGTCAAGCTCTGGTACTCCGGCTCGTACTACCGCTACGAGCGCCCGCAGAAGGGCCGCTACCGGCACTTCTCGCAGGTCGGTGCCGAGGCGATCGGTGCCGAGGACCCGGCACTGGACGCCGAGCTGATCATCCTGGCCGACCAGGCGTACCGCACGCTGGGCCTGCAGAATTTCCGGATCCTGTTGAACTCGCTGGGCGACAAGGAGTGCCGTCCCGTCTACCGGGACGCGCTCCAGGAGTTCCTGCGCGAGCTCGACCTGGACGACGACACCCGCCGCCGCATCGACCTCAACCCGCTGCGGGTGCTCGACGACAAGCGCCCCGAGGTGCAGAAGCAGCTGGTCGGCGCGCCGGTCCTGCGCGACTACCTGTGCGACGCGTGCAAGGCGTACCACGAGGAGGTCCGCGATCTGCTGACCGCCGCGGGTGTGGTGTACGAGGACGACGAGAAGCTCGTCCGCGGCCTCGACTACTACACCCGCACCACCTTCGAGTTCGTCCACGACGGACTCGGCTCGCAGTCCGCGGTCGGGGGCGGCGGCCGCTACGACGGCCTGTCCGAGATGATCGGTGGCCCGGCGCTCCCGTCGGTCGGCTGGGCGCTCGGCGTGGACCGTACGGTGCTCGCCCTGGAGGCCGAGGGCATCGAGCTCGAACTGCCCTCGTCCACCAGCGTCTTCGCGGTGCCGCTCGGTGAGGAGGCCCGGCGGGTGCTGTTCGCCAAGGTGACGGAGTTGCGCCGAGTGGGCGTCGCCGCCGACTTCGCGTTCGGCGGCCGCG from Streptomyces sp. NBC_01707 includes the following:
- a CDS encoding adenine phosphoribosyltransferase: MTSTTESVRELLLSRIRDVADYPKPGVMFKDITPLLADPVAFTALTDSLAELCVRHGATKIVGLEARGFILAAPVAVRAGLGFVPVRKAGKLPGATLSQAYELEYGTAQIEIHAEDLAPDDRIMVIDDVLATGGTAEASLELIRRAGAQVAGVAVLMELGFLAGRARLAQGLEGAPLEALITI
- a CDS encoding bifunctional (p)ppGpp synthetase/guanosine-3',5'-bis(diphosphate) 3'-pyrophosphohydrolase codes for the protein MPDEAQPVAAPQPDKPAAVPATPEKKQPAAKEKPKPPAPEPVRSAAQAPIKANGSADRPAPLSPAPTAPKPPAKPAVKPVAPAGAVARSGGSSNRVRARLARLGVQRSSPYNPVLEPLLRAVRSNDPKIETSTLRQIERAYQVAERWHRGQKRKSGDPYITHPLAVTTILAELGMDPATLMAGLLHDTVEDTEYGLDTLRRDFGDQVALLVDGVTKLDKVKFGEAAQAETVRKMVVAMAKDPRVLVIKLADRLHNMRTMRYLKREKQEKKARETLEIYAPLAHRLGMNTIKWELEDLAFAILYPKMYDEIVRLVAERAPKRDEYLAIVTDEVQADLRAARIKATVTGRPKHYYSVYQKMIVRGRDFAEIYDLVGIRVLVDTVRDCYAALGTVHARWNPVPGRFKDYIAMPKFNMYQSLHTTVIGPSGKPVELQIRTFDMHRRAEYGIAAHWKYKQEAVAGASKVRTDVPKNTGRGQDTVNDMAWLRQLLDWQKETEDPSEFLDSLRFDLSRNEVFVFTPKGDVIALPAGATPVDFAYAVHTEVGHRTIGARVNGRLVPLESTLDNGDLVEVFTSKAAGAGPSRDWLGFVKSPRARNKIRAWFSKERRDEAIEQGKDSIARAMRKQNLPIQRILTGDSLVTLAHEMRYPDISSLYAAIGEGHVAAAGVVQKLVQALGGEDAANEDLAESSPPSRSRHKRRSNADPGVVVKGVEDVWVKLARCCTPVPGDPIIGFVTRGSGVSVHRADCVNVDSLSQQPERILEVEWAPTQSSVFLVAIQVEALDRSRLLSDVTRVLSDQHVNILSAAVQTSRDRVATSRFTFEMGDPKHLGHVLKAVRGVEGVYDVYRVTSARRP
- a CDS encoding DUF349 domain-containing protein yields the protein MSSDPWGRVDETGTVYVRTADGEQVVGSWQAGSPEEALAYFERKYEGIVVEIGLLERRVKTTDLSAKDATTAIEHLRQQVDEHHAVGDLDALRKRLDALVATVESRREERKVQKAKQTDEAKHAKEALVVEAEELAQSEQWRSAGERLRALVDTWKGLPRLDRKSDDELWHRFSHARSAFSKRRKAHFASLDAQREEARKAKEKLVVEAEALSGSTDWGTTAARYRDLMTEWKAAGRAQREAEDDLWNRFRGAQDVFFAARGEVFAERDAEQGENLKLKEELAVEAEKLVPVKDLKAARAAFRAINERWEAIGHVPRDARPKIEGRMQAVERALQEAEESEWRRTNPEARARAEGLTGQLQAAVDKLRTQIDTARAAGNNARADKLARELEGRQALLDQALKGLEEFGG
- a CDS encoding peptidylprolyl isomerase; the encoded protein is MVSSDQRRRQLAREKFERQQQRREEARRRTRQLTVVIASALAVVAVVGVTAFVSLGGDDKDKNDAASSTSASPSPSPSASESSAPEPAMKIDKKSKYTMSLKTSQGDIAFTMDAAKTPHTTNSFKSLADKGFFDGTKCHRLTTQGIYVLQCGDPKGDGTGGPGYTIPDENLTALGKAGKDGTVTYPAGTVAMANTGQAHTGGSQFFLVYKDSKLPPTYTPFGTMDAASLKAVKAVGTAGVTGGAADGAPKKAVTISKAAVDKA
- a CDS encoding MBL fold metallo-hydrolase translates to MLIAGFPAGAWGTNCYVVAPAAGEECVIIDPGHQATQGVEDALKKHRLKPVAVVLTHGHIDHVASVVPVCGAHDVPAWIHPEDRYMMSDPEKGLGRSIGMPLMGELTVGEPDDVKELSDGAQLLLAGLEFGVAHAPGHTRGSVTFRMPEAADVPQVLFSGDLLFAGSVGRTDLPGGDHAEMLESLARVCLPLDDSTVVLSGHGPQTTIGRERASNPYLHGLAAPRRGM
- the hisS gene encoding histidine--tRNA ligase; amino-acid sequence: MSTFKAPKGTYDLTPPDSAKYLAVREALSAPLKNSGYGYIETPGFEDVALFSRGVGESTDIVSKEMYTLTTKGGSELALRPEGTASVLRAALEANLHKLGNLPVKLWYSGSYYRYERPQKGRYRHFSQVGAEAIGAEDPALDAELIILADQAYRTLGLQNFRILLNSLGDKECRPVYRDALQEFLRELDLDDDTRRRIDLNPLRVLDDKRPEVQKQLVGAPVLRDYLCDACKAYHEEVRDLLTAAGVVYEDDEKLVRGLDYYTRTTFEFVHDGLGSQSAVGGGGRYDGLSEMIGGPALPSVGWALGVDRTVLALEAEGIELELPSSTSVFAVPLGEEARRVLFAKVTELRRVGVAADFAFGGRGLKGAMKSANRSGARFTVVAGERDLAEGVVQLKDMESGEQQAVALDALVAEVRQKLA